The bacterium genomic interval GACGGTTGATGAGCTTTTCGCTTTGGCCAATGAAGTCCTCGGCGGGAATACGAACGGCCTGCCGGACGATACCGACATTTCCGATTTGAATGATGTTATCACGGACATCAACGAAAACTTCGTAGACGGCACGCACGACGAAGGTAAATTGGTGTGCGATATTCGGCTTGCCGCAGAGTTGAGTTCCTTCACGGCGGTGGCACGAGACGGCGCAATTGAACTGATCTGGTCAACAGCATCTGAGAACGATGTGGAGCGCTTCGAAGTTGAGCGCTCGGCGGGCGAAAGCTGGTCACTTACCGGTGTTGTGAACGGCCAGGGCGACAGCCCGATTGGTCATAGCTATCGTTTTGTGGACGAGAGTGTGACCGCCGCAACTGTTTACAGCTATCGTCTTGCCGAAGTTTCGGCCAATGGCGATCGTCAAATTCTGCCGGGCATCGTGACAGTGGAAGCGGGTGGCGAGACCGCGCTTCCGGCTGAGTTCACCTTGACACAAAACTACCCGAATCCGTTCAACCCGAATACGCAAATTTCTTTTGCGCTGCCATTCGCTTCAAACGTGACACTCGCGGTATTTGACGCGCTCGGACGCAGCGTGGCGACTCTGGTGGACGGCTCACTTGCCGCAGGCAGTCACACGGTAAACTTCGATGCCGCCAATCTTTCCAACGGCATTTACTTCTATCAGTTGAAGGCGGGAGACTTTTCCGCTGTTCGTAAGATGATGCTGATTAAGTAACAACTGCACAAAAAACTCAAGCGCCCGTTCACAGTGTGGACGGGCGCTTTGCATTTACGTATCTTCGATTACTTTCCAAGCTTCTGGCCGTATTCGTTCCAGAAACTGTTCTTGGGGTCCTCGCGCGCGTAGAATTGCAGTAGACTTCGCGCGCGCAGCGTATCACCGGTTTTGGCCACAGAGTCCACCAAACACGCTCTGGTTATCCACGTCTTCATGGTCGCTCCATATTCTAACGTTGAGTCAATTGCCAGCGCGGTGAAGACAATCTCACGCGCGCGCGGCAGGTTGTCGCGCTTGGCCTGCGCAGTGGCGACGTAAAACAGGTTGCTCGCGAATTTCTTGTCCAGATGAGCCGCTCGTACCGCCGCGCTGTCCGCGTCATCAATTCGTCCCGCCAGCTTGTAGGCCTCGGATAGATTGTAAACGTAGCGCGGATTCTCTTCCGCCTCCACTGCTTTCTCCCACGCCGCGACTCGCTTCTCGATTTCGCCCGTCTTCTGGTAATACAAAGCCATGTTCTCCCAGCCATAAGTGGAACGGGATTTATCGAGATGCAGAAGATTCTCGAAGCGGGCGATAGCTGTCGTTTCCACGGTTTGAACGAGGACAGCCGGAATCAGAATGAGTACAATTACCGCAGCCAATGACGCACGCAGTTTCGGGAGCAGACTGTCGAAATTGAATTGCGACAAACGCCATGCCGCAAAAAACACGGTTGGCCACAATGCGGACGTGACGATATCCCAATCGCGTGCCATGCCGAGATTAGGACTGAAAACCATGGCGAAAAACGCGCCCGAGCTGGCCGCAAGCAGCAGAAAATTTTCTTGATTCTGTGCGCGAAGATCGCCGCCTCTTTTCGCAGTAAAGAGCAAACCGATCAGCGCTGCTCCGCACGCCCACCACGCAAGATTGACGATATCTACAAGATGCCGCACAGAAAAGAAGGCGTAGCCGTCATCCGCCCACATGGGAAGCAACGGTATCACGCTTATCCATCCCTCCCATCCTTCCACCGCGATGTAACCGACCAGGCCAAGCGTTGCGAATCCGGCAGCGACATACTTCGCGCGCTTCCACGGAGCAGCAAAGTTTTGCTGTTCGCGGTCATGCGGTTCAAAATGCATCGTCCATAAGAGATAGACCAACGCGGGAAGCAGCACGACCGCCATGTAGTGCAACGCAACTGCGACAAGGAAAAGAAAAACTGGAGCCACGGGGAGTTTTCTCGGCGGCTCAGTAGCCTTCAGGCCGGCAATCAAGAACGCCATCATCGCCAACGACACCCACGCATAGTTTTCGACATAGCCGAAATATGCGAGCCAGCCTCCGCAAGTCAGCATCACCAGCCAGAATATGGTAGGCTCATGTTCAGGTTTTGAACGCACAAACCGCAGCAAGAGCAGAATCAGGAGCACACCCGCAATGCTTGACAGAATCCTGAAACACCATTGCGCAATCTCACGATACTTAAGTTGACGCTCAACCCGTGCCTGTTGTCCGGCACGTCCTTTCTCAACTTGTATCTTCGGGCCAAAAAGAGTCATGCCTATGCGAAACGCGCCTTCATGCAGCAGCATGGTGCCGGGCTCCTTTTGCGAAAAGAATCTGCCCGGCGGAATCTTCTCCTTCGATTCAATCATATCGCCGATATGCGCGAGTCGCGTTGTGGCAAGCTGGCCGTCACCCAATAGATTGCCGTGAACGCTGAGAAGCATGAACACTGCAAAGAGGAGTCCTGCCAGTTGGTACGGCTGAAGTCTGACCTTCTTCAGGACAGAGTGTTCGACGACGATTGGTCCGTAGGGCGAGAGAAGCACTCCGGCCAACACGAGCAGCGGCAGCGCTGCGGCCAAATGCAGGAATGCGAATTGATGGACTGCCCAGAGCCGCAGTGATGGCGCAAACATCGCCAGCACGGACAGGGCAAGCGTTGCAATACCGAAAGTCCAAATGTATTTCACGACCGTCGGCGAGCCGAGCGGCCGCTCGACAGGTCGAATGTCCGGCATCGGCTCTATCTTAGGCGACTTGCGCTTGGCCATGCTGCAGCTTGTTTAGTTCATCGAGTCTTTCCTGCTCCACGACCTTCCGGCTTTCAATCGTGAAAATGAAGAAGTGAGCGAAGGAGATGGTGTACATAAACGTCCAGAACAACAGAATATAGACAAATGGCGCGACAGATTCGGTGCGTGTCATGTGAAACAGCAATCCGCCGGTCAGAATCAACAATGCAAAGATATAGGTTTGCGGTGTCTTCCAAAACGGTCTGTGCAGATTCATCGCTCTTTTCGGCGCAATCTCAAACAGCTTGACGTCCTTCCACAATCCGCGGATGACGGACGTGACATACACGGGTATCGTGTTGGCGAGCAACCCTTGCAGCAGGACAAGATTCCGCAGCGAATATCCGCGCAGCCGCATGTGAACATAAGGGAAAAGCGCCACCGCCACGTACAACGGATAAACGGACAGATAGACGTAATCAATCGGCCGCATTTCATTCTGTATGTACCAATCCGCACCGCCCACTCCGAACCGGACAAACAACAACAGCAGCATCGGCACCGTGGCCAGATACCCGAGCGCCAGCGTTATGAAGTAGTAGCCTGAAGACCACAGATAGTCTATGCCGAGCGCGAACGGCACGCGCTTCTTGCTCCACATGTTCTTCCAGACAATTTTCGCGACGGACGTGTTGCCGGTTGCCCAGCGTCGTTGCTGTTTCCAATAGCCGTAAACGGTGTTTGGCCCCATCCCGACGGCATAGGCCTTGCGATGATAAAGCGACCTCCAGCCCTTGGCGTGCAGCCAAAACGACGTCATCAAGTCCTCTGAAACCGTCTGCTCGTCCCAGCCGCCGACACTGTCCAATGCGGATATCCTCATCACAAGATTGGAACCGCAGCACAAAGCCTGCTCGGTTGCGCCTTTTGCCTCCATGACTGAATCGTAGAGCAGCATCTCCTGCATGGCGGCGGCGCGGGTCGTCCACGTCTCTTCTGCATTCGCATACAGCTGCGGGGTCTGCACAAACGCGACACCATCGTCACTTTCAAGCAGCGGCACAAGCTCGCGCAGAGCTTCGGGTTTGATTTCATGATCCACATCAAACACACCGGCGTATCTGGCGTCGCCGCGAATGTCCGGCAGCGCATCGTTTAATGCGCCGGCTTTATGTCCGCGATTTGGCACGTGATGAACCGCTACTCCGAGCCTTTCCGCCACGGCGGTGCATGCCGCCTTCTTCTCGGGAGACCGCGAGTTCTCAATCAGGTATGCACGGAAGTTCGGATAGTCAAGAGCCTTGACACTGCGCAGACTGCGCTCGAGAATCTCCGGATCCTCGTCACAGCAGGCAATCATCACAACAACTTCGGGGACGGGAGATTGAAGCGGAAGAGTGGGCGGGAGTTTATAGCGGTGAGTTGCGCGCCAACAGTAGAAGATATACAGCAGCCAGTGGGCAAGAACGAGGAACTCACAGAGCAGCAGCAATACGAGTCCCAATGCGTGCACAGGCTCCCATCCGGTCGTATTCATTCGTGCCGCATTGGCAAGCTGACCAACGACATACTCGGCAAACGGCAGACGCAGTCCTTGCACAATCACAAAAACGACAGCCATCACAAAAAACCACGCCGTGACGGTTCGCCGCAGTGCCGGAGTCCTTCGGTATTGGTCGAACACGGTGTTTATCTCAGTTCGCGGCTTATAGCCCAGCAGAATCAGGGCCGCAAGCGAAAGCAAAACAACGGCCGCGTAGAGTCCAATCGAGAGTATCATGTATTTGCAGAGTCCGGCAGCGTCGGGCCGAATTCCGGTGAGTCCTCAATCTGTTCGCGCAGTGTGACTTTCAATGGACAAATCCAATAGCCGGTGGGGTTGATATCTTGCATTGCCCGGACATCGACCGTCCTCACTTCCTTGCCCCACGACCTCAGGAGCGGCAGCATATCGTTCTGCGCCGTCTTGTGACTCGCGTATGACTCGACAACCCATATACGCTTCGCGTTCTCAAGCAGCGGCTCAAGCGCCCCCACCGAATCCGCGCGAATAATTTGCGGACGCAGGTGCGGAAGCATGTAATGCTTGAGCGGCTGGTCTGCAAAGGGCGGGAACGGAATGACAATATCGGAGGTTGTGACGCGTGCGGAAAGATATTCACCTGCCTGCCGCCAGGGATCTTTGTCCACTTTCGTGTAGTAATTCCAGAGCGGATAGACGGTCAAAGCAAGCAGGGCAATGACGAACAGCTGTCTCGGCAAGGCCTGCAGGCTTGCAGACGCGGTAGCCATGAGGAAGATAACCACCAGCATTCCGGGTATCGTATATCTTAGCACGAACACCGGGGTCACAGTCACCGAGACGATCCACGGCAGCAGCCAGAAGCACACACCAAGTATAAGCAGAAAAAAGAATCCCAACCGCAGTCGAGGTTCGCTGTAGAAGCGCAGCGCCGCAAGAACCGATATCAGCAGAATTGCCGCCAGCCCGACTTTCGCATTCATGAAATAGCGCACGGGAGCCAGCAACAGGTCTTCAACGGAAGGCCGGGGAATCCAGCTTGCCATTGTTTCACCGCCCATCTTGTCAAACATCGCCGCCGCGTTCTGCACAGTCTCCGGAATGCACAGGATGAGTAATAAGACAAACGTCAGGTAATATGGCCGGGGATATCTGCTCGCGCCGCGGTATTGCCGTTCGCGCCGGAACGCATAGAAGATTATGATATGGCTGAGAATGAGAAAGACCGCGAAGACGTGTGTGTAATAGGCAAGCGCTGTGACCAGAATGTAGCCCCACGCTGACGGCCAGCGATGCTGCTTCATCAGGTTCAGCAGCAGGATGTAGGAAGCAACGGCAAGAAAGAGCAGCAACGCGTAAGGCCGCGCTTCCTGCGAGTAATAGATGGCAAACGGATGCACTGCAAAGAACAGTGAAGCGAGCATAGCTCCCGTACCGCTGAACAGTTGCCGCCCCAACTGATACACAAGTGGTATCGTAAGTGTTCCCCAAACAACAGACCAGAAGCGCAAGGATACTTCACCCGTCCCGAAAATCAGTCCCCACATCTTCACCCACATATAATAAAGCGGGCCCTGCGTTTCAGAGTCCCAGCCGTATAGCAGGTCCGGCAGAGTGTCATGAACACGTTTGGCCGTTACGACTTCGTCAAGCCAAAGACTCTCCTGCCCAAGTCCGTACATCCGGACGGCAAATCCCAGGAGCAGGATGAATCCCAGCCAGCGGGAAGTCTCGACTTCAGACCGCAGCACGGCTCAATGGAGTTGTTGTTATCGCAAATGTCATATAATTTCACAAAATACAGGTTACAGCGCAGAATCTCAAGGCGAATTGTCCCGCAAATTGCAATGACATGGTAAAATTGGTTTATTAGTTATCACCAGACTGATCTCACAAACTGTTTAATTAGATAATTTATAAAGGTTTAGAATGAAACTCGGATTTGTCGGATTGGGGAAAATGGGGGGCAACATGGTCGAACGCCTGTTGCGTGGAGGCCACACCTGCATCGTCACCAACCGTTCCCCGGAGGCCATCGAAGTTGCAGTATCAAAAGGCGCGGTTGGAGCGCGTGACCTTGCAGACGTGGTGGCTAAGTTGGACGGGACCAAAGTCGTGTGGCTGATGATACCCGCAGGCAATGCGGTTGATGATGCCATCTCCCAACTCAAGGGCCTTCTGAATCCCGGCGACATCATTGTGGATGGCGGCAACTCCAATTTCCGCGACTCCATGCGCCGCGGCGAAGACCTGAAGGCACACGGCATTCACTTTGTGGATTCCGGCACCTCCGGCGGTGTTTGGGGACTAAAGGTCGGCTACTGCCTGATGGTGGGAGGAAGCGAAGCGGCGTTCAAGACTCTCGAACCTGCACTGAAGACCTTGGCTCCCGAGAATGGCTATCTCCACTGCGGTCCGGTTGGTTCAGGTCACTTTGTCAAAATGGTGCATAACGGCGTCGAATATGCAATCATGCAATCCTATGCCGAAGGATTTGAACTGATGCATCGCGGCCCATTTCCCATTGACTTGCCTGCCGTGTCCAAACTTTGGGAGAACGGGAGCGTTGTACGCTCATGGCTCCTGGAACTTGCCACACTTGCTTTGCAGGACGACCCGAAGCTCGAGAAAGTAAAACCATGGGTAGCCGATTCAGGGGAAGGCCGCTGGACCGTTCATGAATGTGTTGACTATGCCGTGCCGGCGCCAACCATTGCCGCCGCGCTCTTTGCCCGCTTTGCCTCGCGTGATGAAGAAGGATTCGGCTTGCGGCTCTTGAGCGCCCTTCGCAATCAGTTCGGCGGTCATGCCATGAAGACCGAGAAATGACTTCCGCAACTTCCAATCCCTTTCGCAGCGGCATGCTGATGGAACATCCCGCCGAGGCCTGTGTGCTGATTATCTTCGGTGGAACAGGCGACTTGGCCCAGCGCAAACTTTTTCCATCGCTCGCTCATCTCGTTCGCGAAGGCCGGCTTTCGGAACAAACACAATTCCTGTGTGTATCGCGCAAAGACCTTAACCAAGACGCGTTCCGTGCCGAAGTCGTCAATAATGCTCGCAGCATGGCTCCGGGGTCAATACCCGACGATGAGTTTGCAGCGAAGTTTGCAAGCCGCATCTTCACGGTCACCGATGCTGGAAATAACGGCAGGTTTGATGATCTGAAGTGGCGCTTGGGTGAAATGGCCGGCGCGGGTGGGCCGCGAAATCATTTGATCTATCTCTCGATACCGCCAACGGGCTATGCGCCCACCATCGCCGCGCTGGGTGCAGTCGGGCTTGCCGACGCCGAACCCGACGCTTGGAGCAGAATCATTATCGAAAAGCCGTTTGGAAGCGATTATGACAGCGCTCAAGAGCTCAACAGCGCGGCGGCCGCAGTCTTTCGTGAAGATCAAATCTATCGCATTGACCACTACCTCGGCAAGGAAACCGTTCAGAACATCCTGGTTTTACGGTTGGCCAATACGCTCTTTGAACCGATTTGGAATCACCATTACGTCGACCACGTCGCCATTACCGCCGCGGAAGCGTTGGGAGTCGAAGAGCGCGCGCAGTACTACGAGGAGTCCGGTGCGCTTCGCGACATGATTCAGAATCATCTGATGCAAATACTCGCCATGATTGCCATGGAACGGCCTGCCAGTCTCGCCGCCGAAGCTATCCGCGATGAAAAGCGCAAAGTTCTCGATTCCGTGCGGCCGTTCGGTGAACGGGATGTCGCAACTGTCGCTGTGCGCGCGCAGTATTCCGCAGGGGCAGTCGCAGGAAAGACCGTCGCCGGATATCTGGACGAGAAGGGCGTTCGCGCTGATTCCCGCACCGAAACCTATGCCGCGTTGAAACTCCACATTGACAACTGGCGCTGGAGCGGAGTGCCGTTTTATCTGCGCACAGGGAAGCGTCTTGCCAAACGCGTGACGGAAGTTGCCATCGTTTTTCGGCAGGTGCCGCACATGGTCTTCGCGCAATCCCCCGTGGACAGACTCGAGCAGAACGTACTTGCCATCCGTATCCAGCCCAATGAAGGCATCAGTCTTAAGTTCGAGGCCAAACTGCCCGGACACGCGCTGCATGTTCGCCCGGTTGAAATGGATTTCCGCTACGGCACGTCCTTCGGCGGCAGACTTTCCGATGCCTATGAACGGCTATTGCTTGACGCGATGATTGGTGACCAGACGCTGTTTGCGCGCCGCGACGCGGTCGAAGAAGGCTGGCGAATTGTCCAGCCGGTTTTGAACGCGTGGGCGAAGGATACAAGCGAGCCCTTGCCGCAATACGTGGCAGGAAGTTGGGGACCGGCGGAAGCGGATCTCCTGCTTGCGCAGCAGAATCATCGCTGGAGAAAATTGTGAGCGGTAACAACATAATCACTCCGCTTGCGCCGCCGCACGAAGTGGACGTGAGCAAAATCGAACAGGAGCTCGAACAGCTTTGGCGCGAAGCTGAATCCTCAGACCATCCTATCACCCGCGCGACCGCTTTCAATCTTGTGCTTGTGTGCGACCGTGGCGCTGAGGAACAGGCGCGCGAGTTGATTCCCGAGCTTGCGCTTGTGCATCCGACACGCACGATTCTTGTCGTGCTGAATGAATCCGCTCCGCCCGCACAGCGTGCGTGGGTGACGGCGCATTGCCGCAAACTTGAAGGCGAAAATCGTCAGATATGCTCCGAGGCAATCATTGTTGAGATTGACGGAGAAGCTTCGCTGCGCGCTTCTTCATTGATTCATTCTCTCTCGCTGGGCAGTCTTGCCACGGCAATCGTTTGGCACCAGTCTCTTCCGCTCAATCACTCTCTGCTGTGCACGCTTGCATTGTCAAGCGAGCGCGTGATTACCTGCGCGGCGCATCATCTCGCTCCCGCATCCACACTGAAGTCATGGCTCGAACTATACGAGAGTGTCCCGCCGGAGTGTGTGGTCACCGATTTGTTGTGGGCTGAACTCTCCGGATGGCGCGGCGCAGTGGCCGAACTCTTTGATGAGTGTCCCCGCTGGCGGGAGCTGCGCGAAGTCCGTGTCCATTCTCAGGGCGACAAACTAACTTGCGGCGCCTTGCTGTGCGGAGCATGGATTGGCTCAACTCTCGACTGGACATTCCAGAGCGTCTCGCTGCTTGGCAGCCGGCCGGTGATTGCCTGTCAGCAGGACCGCCGGATTGTCTTCTATCCTGACGGAGGCAGCGCGCCAACCGGTATTGAATTTATTTTTGCCGATGGCGGCGCTGCGGCAGTTATGCGCGCCCAAAATCAATTCTCAATCACCTGCGGCGGTCACACACATGCGGCTCGTGTTCGCGACGCCGACATGTTGTCGCTGCTCTCGCACGAACTGCACGCGTGGGGACGCGACCCGCGCATGGACAAGGCAGTGCGCATGGCACACGATTGGCTACCGGAGCTGCTCTTCTCATGAACCCCGAAATCATCTATTGCGAATTCCCCGACGACGTTGCAGAAGCTGCGGCAGCACTTTTGCATGAACTTCAAGAGGAAGCTATCGCCGACCGCGGAATTTTTCGTATCGCACTCTCCGGAGGTTCGACTCCCGCCTTGCTGTTCAAACAGCTTGCCTCAGCCGACTGGAAAGAGGAAATGGATTATCCCAACTGGGAAGTCTTCTGGGTGGATGAACGCGCCGTGCCTCCGACACACAAGGACTCAAACTACAAGCTTGCGCATGACCTGTTTTTGAGCAAAGTTGAAATCGGCAACGTATTCCGCATGCCTGCCGAACATCCGGACTTGAAGGAAGCCGCTGATGCCTACGCCCGCACACTCAAGAGTCGTTTCACGCAGGAGAGTGTCGCGTTTGACGCCGTGCTGCTCGGCATGGGCGCGGACGGCCACACCGCGTCACTTTTCCCGGGCACACCTGTGCTTGAATCCGGCGCACTGGTCGAAGCCGTCGAAATTCCCGGAAACGCGATTCCCAAGCGTTTGACCTTGACACTGCGCGTCATCAACAGTGCGCGCGCTGCAATCTTTCTGGTGACAGGAGTGGAAAAGGCTGCGCGTTTACGCGATGTCTTAATCGACAACAACTACAAATACCCCGCGACACGTATTGAACCCCGCGAAGGCCGCCTGATCTGGATTATCGACGAAGACGCTGCCACCGAGTTGAATGAATAGCGTACCACTGTATTCACAAATGCAAAACGGGCGACCCTTGAGGTCGCCCGTTTTCTATTTCCTATCTTCTATTTCCTATTTAAACAGGAAGTACAATCCGCCAAACGGGCGAATCTGCACATCTTCGCCTTCGGGCATGTAAGCTTTCACACCTGCATTGAATTGTACGACGTCAATATCTAATTGAATCGAACCGTCAAGCATCGGCGCTTCCATGTAGGGGAAGAATTGCTCTTCTATCACATCCTTTAGACGGTCAATCGAGAAAGACGACGACAACGAGTGTATTCGTCCGCCGCCTTCAACACGCAGGCGATACGTCTTTGCGCTCAAGACCGTCCAGCGCAGGGCTGCCGATACATGCGCGATACTCGCGTCAAAGGAACTAACATAAGTAATAGGTGGAAACGGATTATCAGGAAAGTCAATGGTATTCCGCGCTAAGACATCCGTTAGCAAATGCAATCCGCCTCCCACCATAAGTTGTGTCTGATCGGAGAACTTGTAATTCAAGTTGCCATCCAAATCAAACTCGTTCTTGTGTGTCCATGACCACTGTTCACTAATAGTTGCCGTGCTGTCGCGCCAAAAGAAATAGCGAGAATCATCCGGCCCCGGCCAGATTGCGGCCAGTCTCATCCACAAACCGATCCGCTTCCCTGCACCATACGGAGCGAGCTTGTCAATTCCGAACTTCGTCGCGAGTTCGTAATGTCCCAAATCCTGCGTGGCGGACTCTTCATACGCGTCGTCTTTCCATCCCGCTCTTACTCTATCCCAGAACAGATTATCCTGAAAGTAGGTGCGAATTCCCGCAAATGCAAACAGCGATCGATCCCACGCTGGAATATACATGACTTCGCCTGATGTCGAGAGAAATCTTGCAGTCAGGGAGTCCGTTTTCCACGGTGCAAGCTCCGCTGAAAATCTGAGTCCGATGCGCGAATTGATTTCCTGCCGTCCCGCAATCCACCTGTCCCACACGCCGAACTCCCATTCATTGCCTGCCGCGAAGGTCAGCCGGCCTCGCGACGCTTCTCTCTGTGCCATCGAGTAGCCGCCGCCGAGCATGCCAAGCGCTTCGCGATAGTAGAGTCCGCGCGGCTGTTCCAGTAATTCACTTGGAACATACACCGTATCACGAATGATAATCGGGTCCTTTTCCACCGTCACAATCTCCGGCACGAACACGGTGTCACGCTGATAGATAACCACGGTGTCAAATTTCGACGGCTCGGGACGCGGAAAGCTTACCCGCGTCGAGTCAAAATTCCACAACCGAATCTGCGCGCCGTTGGTCGTGAACTTGAAATATCCCTCGACCCCGTTGCCCCGGTAGCCGCGTGCGAGTCGCTCCTGCAGTCCCGCCAGCAGCCCGTAGCTGAGCGCCTTTCCTCCCCGCGCTGAAATCGCAATCGAGTCGAAAACCGAATGATACTGCCTGCCTTCGTACACTTCCGTGTTGGGTGGCAGTTTGAACGACCGCAGCAGCGAATCCAGCCGCTCGCTGATGGGTTCGAGCCGCAGCACTCTGCCTGTCGGATACAGCACCACCGCGTCGTTCTGGTCGAATCCGTCGTTCAGCAAATCCGTAATCAGCACGCGTTCAATCGTCTCGTTGCCCAGAAACAATTCATCGCGCAAAACCTGAATCTCCGCCGCGCTCGTGACATTCTGCTGCGTAAC includes:
- a CDS encoding T9SS type A sorting domain-containing protein, whose translation is MKTICVLLLSALLASLSFATDTEPCFPEGCRTQTQGGWGGNCNGNNPGCFRDANFGTVFPEGLTIGGNFTIHFSNSNAVRVFLPAGGTSASLTENHNDPTSTEAGVFAGQVTALALSLGFSEAGLPGFCDLGSLYYLCVPDPDRHGEDDDEECDSPFAGMTVDELFALANEVLGGNTNGLPDDTDISDLNDVITDINENFVDGTHDEGKLVCDIRLAAELSSFTAVARDGAIELIWSTASENDVERFEVERSAGESWSLTGVVNGQGDSPIGHSYRFVDESVTAATVYSYRLAEVSANGDRQILPGIVTVEAGGETALPAEFTLTQNYPNPFNPNTQISFALPFASNVTLAVFDALGRSVATLVDGSLAAGSHTVNFDAANLSNGIYFYQLKAGDFSAVRKMMLIK
- a CDS encoding tetratricopeptide repeat protein — encoded protein: MAKRKSPKIEPMPDIRPVERPLGSPTVVKYIWTFGIATLALSVLAMFAPSLRLWAVHQFAFLHLAAALPLLVLAGVLLSPYGPIVVEHSVLKKVRLQPYQLAGLLFAVFMLLSVHGNLLGDGQLATTRLAHIGDMIESKEKIPPGRFFSQKEPGTMLLHEGAFRIGMTLFGPKIQVEKGRAGQQARVERQLKYREIAQWCFRILSSIAGVLLILLLLRFVRSKPEHEPTIFWLVMLTCGGWLAYFGYVENYAWVSLAMMAFLIAGLKATEPPRKLPVAPVFLFLVAVALHYMAVVLLPALVYLLWTMHFEPHDREQQNFAAPWKRAKYVAAGFATLGLVGYIAVEGWEGWISVIPLLPMWADDGYAFFSVRHLVDIVNLAWWACGAALIGLLFTAKRGGDLRAQNQENFLLLAASSGAFFAMVFSPNLGMARDWDIVTSALWPTVFFAAWRLSQFNFDSLLPKLRASLAAVIVLILIPAVLVQTVETTAIARFENLLHLDKSRSTYGWENMALYYQKTGEIEKRVAAWEKAVEAEENPRYVYNLSEAYKLAGRIDDADSAAVRAAHLDKKFASNLFYVATAQAKRDNLPRAREIVFTALAIDSTLEYGATMKTWITRACLVDSVAKTGDTLRARSLLQFYAREDPKNSFWNEYGQKLGK
- a CDS encoding glycosyltransferase encodes the protein MILSIGLYAAVVLLSLAALILLGYKPRTEINTVFDQYRRTPALRRTVTAWFFVMAVVFVIVQGLRLPFAEYVVGQLANAARMNTTGWEPVHALGLVLLLLCEFLVLAHWLLYIFYCWRATHRYKLPPTLPLQSPVPEVVVMIACCDEDPEILERSLRSVKALDYPNFRAYLIENSRSPEKKAACTAVAERLGVAVHHVPNRGHKAGALNDALPDIRGDARYAGVFDVDHEIKPEALRELVPLLESDDGVAFVQTPQLYANAEETWTTRAAAMQEMLLYDSVMEAKGATEQALCCGSNLVMRISALDSVGGWDEQTVSEDLMTSFWLHAKGWRSLYHRKAYAVGMGPNTVYGYWKQQRRWATGNTSVAKIVWKNMWSKKRVPFALGIDYLWSSGYYFITLALGYLATVPMLLLLFVRFGVGGADWYIQNEMRPIDYVYLSVYPLYVAVALFPYVHMRLRGYSLRNLVLLQGLLANTIPVYVTSVIRGLWKDVKLFEIAPKRAMNLHRPFWKTPQTYIFALLILTGGLLFHMTRTESVAPFVYILLFWTFMYTISFAHFFIFTIESRKVVEQERLDELNKLQHGQAQVA
- a CDS encoding glycosyltransferase family 39 protein; this encodes MLRSEVETSRWLGFILLLGFAVRMYGLGQESLWLDEVVTAKRVHDTLPDLLYGWDSETQGPLYYMWVKMWGLIFGTGEVSLRFWSVVWGTLTIPLVYQLGRQLFSGTGAMLASLFFAVHPFAIYYSQEARPYALLLFLAVASYILLLNLMKQHRWPSAWGYILVTALAYYTHVFAVFLILSHIIIFYAFRRERQYRGASRYPRPYYLTFVLLLILCIPETVQNAAAMFDKMGGETMASWIPRPSVEDLLLAPVRYFMNAKVGLAAILLISVLAALRFYSEPRLRLGFFFLLILGVCFWLLPWIVSVTVTPVFVLRYTIPGMLVVIFLMATASASLQALPRQLFVIALLALTVYPLWNYYTKVDKDPWRQAGEYLSARVTTSDIVIPFPPFADQPLKHYMLPHLRPQIIRADSVGALEPLLENAKRIWVVESYASHKTAQNDMLPLLRSWGKEVRTVDVRAMQDINPTGYWICPLKVTLREQIEDSPEFGPTLPDSANT
- the gnd gene encoding decarboxylating 6-phosphogluconate dehydrogenase, which codes for MKLGFVGLGKMGGNMVERLLRGGHTCIVTNRSPEAIEVAVSKGAVGARDLADVVAKLDGTKVVWLMIPAGNAVDDAISQLKGLLNPGDIIVDGGNSNFRDSMRRGEDLKAHGIHFVDSGTSGGVWGLKVGYCLMVGGSEAAFKTLEPALKTLAPENGYLHCGPVGSGHFVKMVHNGVEYAIMQSYAEGFELMHRGPFPIDLPAVSKLWENGSVVRSWLLELATLALQDDPKLEKVKPWVADSGEGRWTVHECVDYAVPAPTIAAALFARFASRDEEGFGLRLLSALRNQFGGHAMKTEK
- the zwf gene encoding glucose-6-phosphate dehydrogenase, whose amino-acid sequence is MTSATSNPFRSGMLMEHPAEACVLIIFGGTGDLAQRKLFPSLAHLVREGRLSEQTQFLCVSRKDLNQDAFRAEVVNNARSMAPGSIPDDEFAAKFASRIFTVTDAGNNGRFDDLKWRLGEMAGAGGPRNHLIYLSIPPTGYAPTIAALGAVGLADAEPDAWSRIIIEKPFGSDYDSAQELNSAAAAVFREDQIYRIDHYLGKETVQNILVLRLANTLFEPIWNHHYVDHVAITAAEALGVEERAQYYEESGALRDMIQNHLMQILAMIAMERPASLAAEAIRDEKRKVLDSVRPFGERDVATVAVRAQYSAGAVAGKTVAGYLDEKGVRADSRTETYAALKLHIDNWRWSGVPFYLRTGKRLAKRVTEVAIVFRQVPHMVFAQSPVDRLEQNVLAIRIQPNEGISLKFEAKLPGHALHVRPVEMDFRYGTSFGGRLSDAYERLLLDAMIGDQTLFARRDAVEEGWRIVQPVLNAWAKDTSEPLPQYVAGSWGPAEADLLLAQQNHRWRKL
- a CDS encoding glucose-6-phosphate dehydrogenase assembly protein OpcA translates to MSGNNIITPLAPPHEVDVSKIEQELEQLWREAESSDHPITRATAFNLVLVCDRGAEEQARELIPELALVHPTRTILVVLNESAPPAQRAWVTAHCRKLEGENRQICSEAIIVEIDGEASLRASSLIHSLSLGSLATAIVWHQSLPLNHSLLCTLALSSERVITCAAHHLAPASTLKSWLELYESVPPECVVTDLLWAELSGWRGAVAELFDECPRWRELREVRVHSQGDKLTCGALLCGAWIGSTLDWTFQSVSLLGSRPVIACQQDRRIVFYPDGGSAPTGIEFIFADGGAAAVMRAQNQFSITCGGHTHAARVRDADMLSLLSHELHAWGRDPRMDKAVRMAHDWLPELLFS